ATGCCTTTTTAAAACCGGCCGCTTATATGCAGAATTTTCTGCGTGGTTATCGTGAGGCCTTGATGCAAGGAACGCTCTTCCTTCCAGAGGGAGAGGGGCGGACGGCTTTTGTCGATGCCAGAGATGTTGCGGATGTGGCTTTCGAAATTTTAAAGAATCCCTGGGGATTTTCAAAAAAAAGTTTAGAGATCACAGGAACGCGTGCCCTTTCCAATGCGGAAGCTTTGGCCATCATTTCAAATTGCACTCGCCGCCGTCTTTCCTATGTACCCGTGACCGAAGAGGCGGCCCTGCGACTTTGGCAGCGCGCTGGAATGAGCCCCTTCGAAAGCGAAATTCGTTTGAGTTTACATCGAGCCACTCGGGAAGGAAGCACGGATCGGGTTTTTGAAACTTTTAAAAAAATCTTAGGACGGCCGCCGCGAAGATTTGAAGACTTCTGTCGAGAGATGAGAAGCTCATGGATTCCTCACAGCGAAGGTCTGGAACTGTCACGACAGTAGATTGTTCTTTCTGATCTCAAGATATTCTTCATAGGTGATATGATTATCATAGACGACCTTGCCATCCAGTTCGATCACACGATTAGCCACTGTCTGAATTAATTCATGGTCATGGGACGTGAAAATTACTGTGCCTTTAAAGCGCTTCAGGCCTTCGTTGACGGCGGTGATGCTTTCCAGATCCAGGTGATTGGTGGGGCCATCCAAAATGAGAATGTTTGATCCCGACAACATCATCTTTGAAAACATACAGCGTACTTTTTCGCCTCCTGACAGCACATGAGGTTTTTTAAGAGCATCGCTACCGCTGAACAGCATTTTCCCCAGGAAACCTCGCAAGAAAGTCTCATCTTTATCTTCGGAGTACTGGCGTAGCCAATCGACCAAAGAATCTTCGGCCCCTTGAAAATATTTGGAGTTGTCCGTAGGGAAGTAGCTGCGAGAGGTCGTGATTCCCCAGGAAAAACTTCCGGAGTCCGCAGGCAGTTCACCAGAAATGATTTCTAAGAGAAGCGTCTTGGCCAGGTCGTTCTTCCCCAGAAGCACGACTTTATCACCTTTTTTTAAAGTGAAACTGACGTCTTTAAGCAGAGTTTCGCCTTCCCAGTTTTTGGTGATGCGATCTACGGTGAGAACATCGTTGCCAAGTTCACGTTTAATATCAAATCCGATAAAAGGTTGTTTGCGTGAAGACGCCGGTAGGTCATTGAATTCCAGCTTTTCCAATTGTTTTTGGCGGGAAGAGGCTTGGCGTGACTTAGAGGCATTGGCACTAAAACGTGCAATAAAGGCTTTAAGCTCTTCCGCCTTTTCAGAGCTCTTTTTGTTTTGATCCGCCAAAAGTTTTTGGTTTATCTCGCTGGCTTCGCGCCAGAAATCATAATTCCCGGTGTAGGTCGTTACTTTGCCAAAATCAATGTCGGCAATATGTGAGCAGACTTTGTTCAAGAAGTGGCGATCATGCGAGATCACAATCACTGTATTCTGGAAGTTTAATAAAAACTCTTCCAGCCATTGGATGGCGTAGATGTCCAAGTGGTTCGTAGGTTCGTCCAAAAGGAGAATGTCAGGTTGACCGAACAGGGCCTGGGCTAAGAGAACTTTGACTTTTTCTCCACCATTGAGTTCTTTCATTAGCTTGCCATGGTATTCATCGGTAATCCCCAAGCCTGCAAGCATGACGCCAGCCTCGGATTCTGCCTCCCAGCCATTGAGCTCGGCAAATTCTGTTTCTAGCTCAGACGCGCGCACGCCATCTGCTTCAGAAAAGTCAGGATTGGCATAGAGGGCGTCCTTTTCTTCCATAATTTTATAAAGACGTTCGTTGCCCATGAGGACTGTCTTAAGAACCGGAAACTCATCAAACGCGTAGTGATCCTGTTTTAGGATTGAAAGTCTTAAATCGGGGGCAATATGCACTTCGCCTGTGTTGGGCTCGATCTCTTTTGAAAGAATCTTCAGAAAAGTGGACTTGCCGGCTCCGTTGGCGCCGATAAGGCCGTAACAATTTCCTGGGGTGAACTTTACGTTCACGTCTTCAAAAAGTTTTTTACCACCGAACCGGAGGCTGATGTTACTGGTACTGATCATGAGGAGTCCTTTGCGGACTCTTTTTTACGGTTTTCCTGTCAAAATCGCAACACATTCAGGACCGAAGGGTAAAAAAATACTTAGAACTGATACGTTAATGTGAGTCCCAGTGTGGGGGAGAGGCCGGATTCATTCACAGTGTCCTCAAGATCCCCCTCTGCGGCGCTGATAACTGCGTGTCCTGGATAGAGCGAGTCGAATTCAGGGACGCCGGTACTGATGGAGATTTTTGTGCCCATGACTTTCGCGGCGCCTAAACTTGCCTTGAGATATAAATGATCTTGCATAAGCCAGGTGTATCCAAAGTGGGCTCCCAGGATCATGAGTTCGCTCTTCATATTGACGGCGGGATCGCGTCCCAAAGACACGAGAAGATCTTTAAGTAGAGTATAATCATCGCCGGTGGCAGCAAACAGAACTTCATCAATGCTTGCAGAGCCTTCAGCGTTGAGCTGCGCGGCGGTCATGCCCACATGCCACCCTACATCGCCCTGAACGTTGTACTGAAGGGCGGCTCGTAATACGCGGTTATTTTTAAAAGCGGCGTTGATAACCCTTCTTTGAGCATCGTCGGTCGATACAACATCGGCAATCGTGTTGTAGTACAATACAGGCACGATTCCATAGGAGACACTAAATTCAAGATATTCGTAGACCTTCAGATTGAGACCGCCACCGACAAAGGTAGGAAACACCGTGATGATTTCCGGAGACAGATGGACATCACTGTCTTGGGCCGTGGCCCGTATTGTGAATAGCATGGCCATGTTGACGAAAAGTATTATTTTAAAAAGTTGTTTCACCAAGGGGTCCCTTCGCCGAAGAGTTCAAAGAGACCGT
This sequence is a window from Bdellovibrio sp. ArHS. Protein-coding genes within it:
- a CDS encoding SDR family oxidoreductase; amino-acid sequence: MGLRVMITGPTGTLGQELVQKFKNAGLPFVAASRALERLPEGVRGLCLDYENSLILEQALSDVDVLFFLQPFSAKMIDEAARVIKAARNSGVEFILRISEIGAQAGSPYLFRHLHGQVEEMLAQSGIPYAFLKPAAYMQNFLRGYREALMQGTLFLPEGEGRTAFVDARDVADVAFEILKNPWGFSKKSLEITGTRALSNAEALAIISNCTRRRLSYVPVTEEAALRLWQRAGMSPFESEIRLSLHRATREGSTDRVFETFKKILGRPPRRFEDFCREMRSSWIPHSEGLELSRQ
- a CDS encoding ATP-binding cassette domain-containing protein — its product is MISTSNISLRFGGKKLFEDVNVKFTPGNCYGLIGANGAGKSTFLKILSKEIEPNTGEVHIAPDLRLSILKQDHYAFDEFPVLKTVLMGNERLYKIMEEKDALYANPDFSEADGVRASELETEFAELNGWEAESEAGVMLAGLGITDEYHGKLMKELNGGEKVKVLLAQALFGQPDILLLDEPTNHLDIYAIQWLEEFLLNFQNTVIVISHDRHFLNKVCSHIADIDFGKVTTYTGNYDFWREASEINQKLLADQNKKSSEKAEELKAFIARFSANASKSRQASSRQKQLEKLEFNDLPASSRKQPFIGFDIKRELGNDVLTVDRITKNWEGETLLKDVSFTLKKGDKVVLLGKNDLAKTLLLEIISGELPADSGSFSWGITTSRSYFPTDNSKYFQGAEDSLVDWLRQYSEDKDETFLRGFLGKMLFSGSDALKKPHVLSGGEKVRCMFSKMMLSGSNILILDGPTNHLDLESITAVNEGLKRFKGTVIFTSHDHELIQTVANRVIELDGKVVYDNHITYEEYLEIRKNNLLS